In the Melitaea cinxia chromosome 28, ilMelCinx1.1, whole genome shotgun sequence genome, one interval contains:
- the LOC123667361 gene encoding puff-specific protein Bx42, with translation MASLSSLLPAPVQQVWDRDDELKAKRVGSALVVSQTSIPPYGQRKGWIPRAEEDFGDGGAFPEIHVAQYPLGMGARGKESTSNALAVQLDESGKVKYSAIARQGHGADKIIYSKLTDLLPSEVLAEDDPTLQKPSEDDIQDITEKTKLALEKLTNAKISAAMPVKAAPKAAPAQYIRYTPAQQGGAFNSGAKQRVIRMVEAQADPMEPPRFQINRKIPRAAPSPPAPVLHSPPRRVSVKQQRDWKVPPCVSHWKNAKGYTIPLDKRLAADGRGLQQVHINENFSKLAEALYIADRKAREAVEARAQLERRLAQREKEKKEEHLRMLAQRARDHRAGIRSPSAGATEGLGSEELEPPGDMSAAEREKLRNERHRERQRDRNLARAAPDKRSKLVKDRERDISEQIALGLPAKPTQGGEAMFDQRLFNNSKGMDSGYGDDEAYNVYDKAWRNQDTVGAHIYRPSRNADKDNYGGDLESLANSKRFVADKSFAGTSSTNTRSGPVPFEKDTPREEPSRSQSDADFDPFGLDRFLSEAKRADKSSRKRDHHEPHAKKRRE, from the exons ATGGAGGTGCATTCCCTGAAATCCATGTGGCTCAGTACCCACTGGGTATGGGAGCGAGGGGTAAGGAGAGCACTTCCAATGCGTTAGCTGTTCAACTGGACGAGTCTGGTAAAGTCAAGTACTCAGCTATAGCGAGGCAAGGTCACGGTGCTGATAAG ATAATCTATTCAAAACTTACGGACTTACTGCCATCGGAGGTTTTGGCTGAGGATGATCCAACTCTACAGAAACCAAGTGAAGATGACATTCAAGATATAACAGAAAAAACGAAACTCGCTTTAGAGAAATTGACAAATGCTAAAATATCAGCTGCAATGCCTGTCAAGGCTGCTCCGAAAGCT GCTCCTGCACAATACATACGTTACACTCCTGCTCAACAAGGGGGTGCTTTCAACTCAGGTGCAAAACAGAGAGTTATTAG GATGGTGGAGGCGCAGGCGGACCCCATGGAGCCCCCGCGCTTCCAGATCAACCGCAAGATCCCGCGCGCCGCGCCCTCCCCGCCCGCGCCCGTGCTGCACTCGCCGCCGCGCCGCGTGTCCGTCAAGCAGCAGCGCGACTGGAAGGTGCCGCCCTGCGTGTCGCACTGGAAGAACGCCAAGG GATACACGATACCGCTGGACAAGCGTCTAGCTGCGGACGGTCGTGGTCTCCAACAAGTACATATAAACGAGAACTTCTCGAAGTTGGCCGAGGCGTTGTACATCGCTGATCGGAAAGCGAGAGAAGCGGTAGAAGCGAGAGCGCAACTTGAGAGGAGACTGGCGcagagagagaaagaaaagaAGGAAGAGCACTTGAGAATGTTAGCTCAGAGGGCGAGAGATCATAGAGCGG GTATCCGCAGTCCATCTGCCGGAGCAACAGAAGGTCTGGGGAGTGAGGAGCTGGAGCCGCCCGGCGACATGTCGGCCGCAGAACGAGAGAAACTGAGGAACGAGAGGCACAGGGAGAGACAGAGAGACAGGAATTTAGCCCGCGCCGCACCTGATAAGAG atCTAAGTTAGTGAAGGACCGCGAGAGAGACATATCTGAACAGATAGCATTAGGTCTTCCAGCGAAACCTACCCAAGGCGGCGAGGCGATGTTCGACCAACGGCTCTTTAACAACAGCAAAGGAATGGATAGCG GGTACGGCGATGATGAAGCGTACAACGTGTACGACAAGGCGTGGCGTAACCAAGACACTGTGGGGGCTCATATCTATCGGCCCTCCAGAAACGCGGACAAGGATAACTACGGCGGAGACCTGGAATCACTCGCAAATAGCAAACG attcGTGGCAGACAAGTCGTTCGCGGGTACAAGCAGCACCAACACACGTTCCGGACCCGTTCCCTTTGAAAAGGACACCCCTCGAGAGGAACCT TCCCGCTCGCAGTCCGACGCCGACTTCGATCCGTTTGGTCTGGATCGTTTCTTGAGCGAAGCCAAGAGAGCCGACAAGTCTTCCCGGAAACGTGACCATCACGAGCCACACGCCAAGAAACGAAGGGAGTGA